From one Plasmodium coatneyi strain Hackeri chromosome 9, complete sequence genomic stretch:
- a CDS encoding Histone H4, producing MSGRGKGGKGLGKGGAKRHRKILRDNIQGITKPAIRRLARRGGVKRISGLIYEEIRGVLKVFLENVIKDSIMYTEHAKRKTVTAMDIVYSLKRQGRTLYGFGG from the coding sequence ATGTCAGGACGCGGAAAGGGAGGCAAAGGATTGGGAAAGGGAGGAGCCAAGAGGCACAGAAAGATTTTAAGAGATAACATTCAAGGTATCACCAAACCAGCCATCAGACGTTTGGCCAGAAGAGGTGGTGTGAAGCGTATCTCCGGTTTGATATACGAAGAAATCAGAGGAGTGTTAAAAGTTTTCCTAGAAAACGTAATTAAAGATTCCATCATGTACACTGAACACGCAAAGAGAAAGACTGTCACTGCTATGGACATTGTGTACTCGTTGAAAAGACAAGGAAGAACATTATATGGTTTCGGTGGTTAA